AACATGTAAAATGCAAGATAAACTGAAAGACTAAAACGCAATGTAAACACGGCTCCGGCTTGGAAGAAGCTAGTGGCCCCAAAAAAGAAAGGGGTGGAATAGGAGCAACTCGGGTGACTAGCTCTAATGCGCCAAGGCCAAAGTGTCACATCCTTCCGattctgggggaggggggttcaCACAGCTTTACTGTTGCCTTTAGTGTTAAACACATTCACAGAATGAAGATGGGGCCTTTTCACATCCAGGGAGGTGCGCCCCAAGACTGCAGTCCAATCGCCGCATTTCACCAGTGGCTCATTACCGAGAGGTCACCCCAAGTGTGAGCTTTAGGTTCTCGTACACCACGTAGCTGATGCTCACGGCAGGGATCACCTTCATGAAGTTGGGGGCCAAACCCCGATACAGTCCAAATGCTCCTTCTGTCTTTATAATGTGCTTGAACAGTTTGCTCATGGTCGCCTGTGGTGCGCCTTCGACAgaggctgaaaaaaataaaattaaaaaaaattgacatactATTTCAGCCTATGAGATTACACCTTGTATAGTGAACTGATTTAGTACCCATCCAATGTCCCATCACAGCGATGAATGGTGCCAAGGCTTACCTTGTGCTTGCATGCGTGTCCTGACCAACGCTAAGGGATAGCTGGCAAGCTGCCCACATGTACTGGATATGGTCCCGCAAGCCAGTAACACAAATACGCCTGGGTCAGCGCTACTTGTGGCGTATCTGTTCAGCCAGGCATTCTTCAAGGTCTTTATAAGGAGGGAGAAAAAGAACAAATTAGCACTTGATAGTTACAAGCAATATGAAAAAGTAGGAGACTAACAAGTAGATTCTTACAAACAATTCatttaaaaagataaaataaaatcagCCTCCTTGAGCAGCGAGGTGCTGCCCAAGAGACTCCACATCCTCTTTGATTGACTGGAGCAGACATCTCACCAGGACCTGTGCCAAAGCGACGAGTAGCATCGCAAGCGCAGATGCTGACTGTACCCAAACATGAAAGGCATATGCTCAGGTACTGGCAGCAGTGCACATGCAAGATTGATGGGGCCAGACATCTCGCCTGGCCCCATCAACCAAGGAGGAAACAGAACTCTTGACCAGCAGGGccagcccctcgctgctcaaggAGGCCGATTTTTGAacaattcgctcatcactattaaaaaGTTATTCCCATCCTATAAAGTTATAGCATGTCGCCATTGCTACTTTATGATCAGTCGCAGTCTGACCTGTGGTCCTGAAAATACAAtcagcactgtggcctcttcactGGTTTTCCCTGCACAGGGGACTCAGCTGCACAAGAAAATGGAGCTAATGTGCGGGAAAAACATGCCAAACGCATGCTGTGGTACCGTattcgggctcatgcacacgaccatattttctttccgtgtccatcctattttttatttttgcagcccgtatgcgGATCCATTTACTTTAAAGGGTCTGtagaaaaacggaaatgactctgtgcATTCCGTTTTACATATGTCAGCAAGTCtgttccgtaaaaaaatagaacgtgtcctattcttgtcagttttgcagacaaggacaggcattgttacaatggatccgcaaaaaaaacggatgcaacaagtacttcacatggatgtcatccatttattttttgttctttctttgcaggctgcaaaatacatacggtcgtgtgcatgagcccttagtgtgggGCTTTGCTTAGCACCATGGCATTACTTTTTGAGACCAGAATAATCATGTGACCACTTTCTCTAAACACTGACAAGTGCTATTACAATAACTTATATTTcacgatttatttatttttataattttttttttatacatatcatTCAGATTGTCAAGAATCTCACCTCATACACTGCCAGGTCAATGCCTGCATATGGAATAATCCCCAGCATATTCGGAACATAGCCTTTGTAAAAAGCAGACATTCCTTCCTTCACCAAGATTTTTTTCCCGCAATCCACCATTCCTCTGTACTGACCAGTCTTGCGCAGAGCCATCCGTGTTTTAAGAACCTGCAAGAGTGGACAGGTTAGTCTTTCCCAAGCACAGGTAGTCTGTGTATCACAAAACTGTGGGGCAAGGACTCACCTCCATAGGGTAGATGCTGCTTTGAGCAATGACGCCAGCAAGAGACCCAGCCACTAGTCGCTCCCGGATTCCAAGAGTCTCCTGATCGCTGCCTATGAGGCGTTTAATCTGAGgaaacaaaaaaagttataggacTATTGAGTCATCGGTAGAGCCCCAAAGACACAAAATTAACCCGATTAAACTAACAATTTAGGGTACAGGTTGTGGTCTCACCTGTTCGTAAGCCATGAACTTAATAGCAGATTCCGGTGCAATTTTGATGACGTTGATACCGTTGCCTCGCCACAGTGAGCGGAAGCCTCCCTCACGGATCATCtgtgtgaatccccccaagatagACATGTTGTTGTGACGGGTAGCATGGACCTGGAAGAGGGAACACgagaccacaggctcagaaaaCAGTGCTAATACAAAACgaaaaaacaaaaagacaaaaaaacaacATGGCTTCTGCTTGTTTGTTGGAGGGCTACATAATCCTAATAGGAATGTTCAGCGCAGGGTACTTTGGCTAAAGCCTGAGCTGCCAGTGCGTCATTGCTATAatacttgttaaaaaaaaaaaaaattctataaagaCAAATCCGGACCACCTGTGAGTGCGACATAACCTAAGAGAAGGGTCATTTATCACATCACCTAAGACTGACGTAAAGGAGTCACAGGCGCCTGGCACACTTGCAAGCAATAATGGGTGGGATATTGATAATCGGAATTTATTAACACCGCTTGTGGTTTGGTTGTTGACAAAACGTAAAAATGAATTCTGCTTATGAAAAATGGGCGATGActtcttagggtatggccacacttttttttttttgggatgaggcTTTGAGGCAGATCTGACTGCAAGATTTTCAGCCAAAAGCAAGAAGTGGATCCACCAGGAAGGACTCCTACAAATCCTTCCTTTAGATTTTCTTTTCAAATCCACTTATGACCTTgtccaaaaaaaactgtgtggccatacccttactGTGCTGGCTTTCATGAACGTGGTCTTCGCTAGAAAAATTATTTCATGTTGCCAGTTTCAGCAGCGCCCGTATACGCCGGCCAGGGGGTCTCCAGTGATTTCGTTACGCAATGTCCTGCACTAAAAATGACCACATGCCAGAAGGTAAGTTTGTTCTAGGGCACATGCTGATCTGTAACATCCGAGCGACACCTAGTTCAAAGTACAACATTCCTATCATTTATGTCTGTTGTAAAAATTACACAAGCCtcaatgacttaaaaaaaaaaaaaaaaaaaaaagtgcacaatTTTACAGGTATCCCATGGACGTGTACGTACAGTAAAGTCACGCACCTGCATGAGGACCTTCAGACGGTCGAGGGGCGCTGTACAAGTTCGAGACACTGCACCTGCTCCGCCACCGGCGACTAGATGCCTCCACCACATCCCTGTTTGCTTCTCTTCAACTGTAAATTCATCCGGGACAATCAGATTTTCTCCCACATCAAAGATCTGCAAAGGGAGGAGAGACACTGGGTCAGCACCGGTAGTGTCCAGCGGAAACGGATAAGCCATGCTTCACGTAAGGCAGCAGCTAATATGCCGTCACCAACCACTGCTGCAAGAACTATTGCTAGACTGTCAATGCAAATTTTTTCCTTCTAGTATATATGTAAGGCAGCAAGAACTTCCGGTTGTCTGAATGCTAATAAACCAGACGTCGGGTGCTGCAGTGGGCGGAATAAACCGGCACAGACTGAATGGGATCAGTTACTGACAAGGTGCAACTTGGTGCCAAATGTTCAGCACCTGAATTGCTCCAGATGCAGAAATGAGTCTCGTTTCCAGCTGTAAAGGAACAGAGATAAGAAAAGGCAGCGTACCGTAGAGTGCTTCCAGTACAGGATGATTTCCGGAATGTTCTCCGCAGGGTGCAAGAGGTGATAGTCCCGCCACTCGTTCCAGTCTATTGTCATCGTGCCGTTCTTATCCATGCTGCAGTGACAAGAAAATGGCCAGAAAGTCATACAGATGTACGGGCACATATTGGCATATAGCATGTAGGAGCCACGAGACACAGCGAGGGGGACAGATGAGATGAGCACATACTTACTGGGTGACAGGACCCCAGCGGTAGCCCGTCCTAATTCTGATAGTCACACAGACAGAAGCAAAGGGAAAAGATAGCACAAATAAGAAGGTTATTCCCTGCCAATTCTGTAATACCACAGATTCCACAACCCGCCTGGCAAGGAGCATATAAGCAGTTTTACACCCCCATTAGTTTTGACAAGAGGTATATGGGGATTGTGTCAAGTGTAATggggtattaaaggggtattctggtcacgtgacgttatcccctatccacaggatgggggataactattagattactGGGACCCCActtgaagtaaaagaaaatccagcacctcttatctttgcttgacggtgtttattccacaatccaaaatgtaagcggtaacggaaccttcaaaatacaagccccaatgcggtctacatgtagaccgcattggggcttgtattttgaaggttccgttaccgcttacattttggattgtggaataaacaccgtcaagcaaagataagaggtgctggattttcttttacttcaagTTTGTCAAATCGGGGTCTCATCCCTTCCGTGCACCTTCTAAACTGCagatgcaggtgagctggacttttaccaTTATATATTACTGGGACCGCCTCTGATCACAACAACAGGTacctggtccccccccccccccccccccctcaaaaataGAGTGGAAGGTGGGACAAGagtactgctgctccattcatctctatgggagtttcaGAGACAGCAGAGTACAATGAATGGCAATCTCcagaacttccatagaaatgaatggagcagctgacCAGCCCCTCCACGGAGTGCGGGATCCCCCGTTCTTCCTACGGCCTGCACCCCCACTAATCTAATAGtcatctcctatcctgtggataggtgattacTTCACGTAACCAGTATACCTTTAAAACTACTTTATTGCAAGGGGGATGGGGGGGACATGAGACGGACAACTTAAGATGGGACACAGACCACAGGACACACACGGCTGATGGTGACATTTATCAAAGGCTTACCGCTTCAGGATTTTCTCGGCCTGCTGCTCAGAGATGTTCACTCCTAGGTCTCGGAGAGACTGCATTATTTCCTGGACATCGATCCTTCCtattggataaaaataaaaaataatgtaggTTTCCTTATGGAACCGCAATGCTGCAGAACTAGAGGTACAGCACCCATTCTTGCAATTTATTATGTACCTCGCGAATAAAAAGGTGCCGTGTCCAGCTAATGGGGCCAATATAATCTCAGATCAACGAAGTACGGATTTGCATGCCCCATACAAAGCTCAACGTCTGCGTCATGGAGGTGGCTACGCCCGGGTGTAGGTGTAGCTGAAGGACATGAAAGGAAATACTAACCGTCATTCTTCTTGTCCAGGCTCCGGAAGACCAATCTCAGCTTCTTTTCATGGTCACGGAGGTAGTGGACAAACTCCTCAAAGTCCAGCTGTCCATCCAGGTCCTTATCTCCGTCTTTCACTATTTTCTGTTGGAACAAACCAGAAAAGAGGGCGTTAAATGACGTCCCAGACATAGGACTCCTTGCTGCATTATTTATAATGTTTCCACAGTCAGGCTGTATGTACTGTGCTTAGGACACAAACTGCAACCCATTGCTTGGGTAAAACCGGCAACAACAAGAGAGGACCGACACCTGCAAAACCCAAACCCATCAGGCTGGAAATTTCAAGGAGCTCCTGCAGTTGGCATTGTCCTAATGAACCCACAAGCCTATACGGTACACTGCGGCAGTGGAGGGGTTAAGAGGGCACCCGTCACGGTGCCAAGTAGAGGGTAAGAGGAGCGCGATCGTCAGGGAGAGTTACACTGACCTTTGTAAACTGTCTGAGCTGCAGTCACAGGACCCTCTCCGGGGACACAGAGCGACGCAATCTAAAGATAGTTGGGTGTGTGACACTGGGCACCCTGACCGGCCACAGAGCTGGCGATCAAATGAACAATTCCCATAAATCAGACTACAACTGATAGAACACAGAACATCCATCTCTCTGGAGACCTCACACTTGGCAGACACGCTATATCTCGGGCCTATCCCTTCATTTATCAGGACTGGACAATCCTTTTTTTGGATCAATGCTGCATCTATGGCTACTTTGAGGGAGATTTCACACTTGTTTAGTGATGCATTTCTCCGATGCAGTTTTTAAAGCAAAAACTAAGAGCAGAATAAAATATTATTTCATACATAACCCTCCTTCATTTATGATCTATTCCTGATCCAATCTACATCCAAACACCACAACCTAAGGCTactacacgaacgtattttgtttgcgtcagctccgttttttttttttttgaggataggatgcggacccattcattttaatgtccacatcagtatgtccgttccgtagccgcgcaaaaaaataaaaaatagaacatgtcctattcttgtccgttttgcggacaataggcattgttacaatggatccgcaaaaaaattaaaaaattttataaacaaaaaaatatattacattttttatagATGATATCtaaaattatataatatatatatatttttttttttattattattggcaTGCAAAGACTGTTTTTGCACATTCAAGACCAGCAGTTTTACAGGATTGCACTTCTGAAGATCAGTATGAAAAAAGAAAGCCATGAAGGAAGTAGGTCAAAAACGCCAgaaaaggagtaaaaaaaaagtggataaaaaaaatgcatgcttTTACtgcatttattattttctataggCTTATTTCctggtggcatttttttgcataaaaaaaaaaaaaaaataagacaaaagCACCACTATAAAAGTCCACAAAGACTTGAAACCAGCCTTACAATTAGAGATCAAACTAATTCCTAGACTCAGATCCACCCCAGTGGAGCATTAGGCAAGTGCGACCACTACTAGACAccaatctgcgttataccatgcaatCCCAAGATCTAAAAAGGAGGGACCCACCTGCCTCCAGTCCCGGTAGGTAGAGAATTCCTTAGACGGGATGAGAATGCTGAGCCTGAAGATAGACTTCAGAGCTGACGGGAGGCCATCGGATTCGAAGTACTGAAACTCCGCCGGAGACTGGTCGAGCACCGGTACGTACAAGCTGAGACAAAGCATTGTGAAGGCGCAGCGCACACCTGCACGCGTGACAGAGCCTcgtccctgtgatgctgctgcagctcacTTCCTTTAGTGAAACTGCAGAAGCCGGCAGGTCCCAAGCCTTAGGCATCTGTGCCCTGCAGCGATTGGGTGCCTCAGACCTGCCCCCTCCCAGCTGGTGGAACCAGCCTACTACAGCAGCCAATGGCGGGGGAGGCGAGTCCTCCAGCAGCGTGACCAGGGATTCTCCAGCCATGTAACTGATGCAGACCTCAGGGAAGGAGATGGGTGCAGACAGAAGACTCCCCCGTCACAAGCCTGACCTAAGGCAATCCCAAATGCCATTGTTCTGGCCTTGTAGAAAGTGCCGAATCCAATTAACCCTTTCCATGAAACCCTGTACACAAGTCACGCAAATGTTCCACAGACATACTGACAGCTGCCCTGACCAATCGGTATATATCAGGGGTAGGTAATCTTCGGCACTCcatctgctgtgaaactacaactcccagcatgcataatgCTGGGAAATGgggattgtagtttcacaacagctggagtgccaaaggttgccaaCCCCTGGTAGACATGCTAAGGGTGCGGCCATGTGGTCGGGTTTGGAAGCCGAAATCAGGACTGGATCAGGACAGGAGGGagtgtataaaggacagataccacTTCTCTTTTTTGACTCCAGTCCTGGtgttggctttcaaaactgcatcacGAAACCTGATCGTCTGGAGGTACACTAAGGCTCAGTTcatacctgagcgttctgaaaggagcgctctgtatgcgcgattgtacgggcgtttacaagcgcgcatacatagacaagtgtgcacacagtgtcacgcgttcccgaaagtctatgtacgggaacgcgcgacaagcgcccaaaaaaacgctcctgtacttgtgtgagcgtcgggcgttttacagcgcgagcgtacgcgctgtaaaacgcccaggtgagaaccattcccatagggaagcattggtttctccttgttgagcgttttacagcgcgttggaacgcgctgtaaaacgctcaggtgtgaactgagcctaaaggGCCAATGTTTGGGCAGATACGGATGCTAATTAGCGATAATCTGCATGGTGAAAGGTGGCGCTTATTACCCGATTAAGGAGCCAACCACTCATATATTGGTGTGGTCACTTAAATCAtcattcctgggcagcagattgttgaTTTTATACACAGCCCGTTTACAGGGGTACCGACCACCCTGCAAtaaagcagtggtggtcgtgcttgcactctATGGCGGCCGGGAGCGCACGTAGGCACGGAGGTGCTGCATCTCCCGTTCCGACCACCTTGTATCTGTCctgcagcggtggtcgtaacccctggaaacgatgcagtgtataatgtgatggaaaaatgaatgaagccagtaacggaggcaatatgggcaatcacaatacattagtaagtgtctcgtattcactttctctacatattAAATGCCATTTagtagtgagacgacccctttaggcAAAAGGGATTATGATAAAGACAGGACTTGTTCGCTGAAACAAAGCCTAAAACTGGAGCGGTAGAGGGGGGAGCGATACCTGCCCAGCGAGGAGATGAGCCCTCTTGGATGTCAGCCGGTTAGGATTAGGCAGGGGACATATTAAAGAGATCAGGTCTGCAGAGATAAAGCTGCACGTGAGGTCGGGCTCAGCCAGAGCACAGATGAGGGGGTTAACTGACGGGCGCACTGCCACACGCAATGACATTGaggagatctggaggcatctgtaAATCCCAGAAATCCCATTACTGCCGCGCTGCGATGAAGGAGCAGTGGTGAGGCACTTTCTGCAGTAGTCATACAACCAAAACTAGCACAATCTGCATGAGGACAAGGTTTTTATTACCTGCTGTAGGAGCTTCATGGGTGCCACCAGCATCAGAACCACCTGGCCCTCAGATGGGTCTTGGTCCTCTTCCTCTGACCCGGGAGAGCTAGAATTATGGTCATGACCAGGGTCCTGGCATGTAGCGCCGGGTAAAAACATGCCTAGGGCCTTCCTTATAAACGGAGTCATCCTTCCCTGCGTGCTCAGGACCCAAGAAGATGCAGCGTCACCTGGAACACGCCCTAAGCTCCTTGGAGATGCTTGGCAGCTGTGATCAGAGAACACGTGAAGAGACAGCAGGGCTGGAGCGTCGTCTGCCGGCATCTCCTACAGGAGCGTCGTCTGCCTCTGCACCCGACGCCGGCTGCTCTGACTCTGCATTCACACTGCAGCAGggttctggccaatcacagccgccGACATTAACACCTTCTCTGGTCAAACTGCTGAGCATCCTGCAAGCCAAGAGAAACCCCTGCATCACTGCTGGCCCATCAATGAGACAatcaggttaaaggggttctccaagagtataagatgtcccctcatgtgtcaggcaccccacatggaatatacttaccccgctccactCCTGGTCCCCAAACCGCCGTTGCCGCTTCTCCGTGCCCACGGATGAAAACGGAGCAGCCAATGACCGGTGGGGCGAGCCTCCCCagcatcgtgggtgacgctaGACACCATCTGCCATTGGTTGCCCACCCGactccggatgttttcatccatatgCAGGGAGAGGCGGCGGCGCGGGgaccggggtaagtatattccatgtggggtgcccacaacatgaggggacattttatattcttggagaacccctttaatggctcaTGCCCATGAACAAATTTTTTCCCGCATTCCATCCGCTTTTTTTGCAggtctgatgcggacccattcactttgatgAGGCCACAAAACATGCATCcgtaatatagaacatgtcctattctcgtctGCATTACTGACAAGGATAGAACTGGACGTTCGGCTGCACAAAGTGCGAAATGCATGTGGCCggtatctgtttttttgcggatccgcagtttgccaaCCACAAAACAGGCAgcggtcgtgggcatgagccctgacAAGAACACACGACGCAGCACATACTGCCCTGAGACAGGGGATCATTGATGTCCTCAACTTCTTCTGCAAGGAATGATCTCAGGCTGGGGATCGAATAGCAGCAGAAGTGGAGAAAGACGCCGACCATTATTTAGAGGGGCTATACCCCTAAAGGTGTTACTGTGCAATGAAAAAGGGAGTTTCAAATTGCAATATATACGCAATACATATAGCAATATTTTTTATGAACGCTACATTTTCccctctctggtagcgccccctgctgtttcacCGGTGCCCAGAATTTGTGTCCACCTTCTCTAGCATTCAGTGGTGGTCCTGCACGCTCAGTGCTGGTGAGGAGACCCAGACACCTTTCCTTCATTCACCCATTCATAGAAAAATATGGATAGATGTAGTAACCAAGAAGAGTGCATCCTCTTCTGCGCAGGAACTGGACCACTTCAGCCACCGTCCTGCGCACAACAGGAGGCAGCCAAACAATTACAGCCGTTGTATATTTTCTTAAAATAATTTTTCGTGATTTTTAatattccatgtcaatatctattaaaattaaaaaaacaatcaaATCCTaccgttttcgcactggccaataAGCCCAATTATTGGCGCCACTTcttagtctgtacagatcactttaccgcagctatctgcttatcattatgggcaggattacaatgacagatatcacacatacacaggatccaccattcacaataggtaataTCATAGCttatcttctccccctccctgcacaggtcacagagcatgcctacaaCACTCTCCCATAACTCCTGACTATTGTCCATGGACCATAGTGGGTGCTGTAAAGCAAATCTCGAAATGCCGTAAAGaaaagctcaggcaagatggccgcccccatcgtattgttcaggaaacagaataaataGTCTAATATCTAAATttacaatcaaaaaataaaataataataatgttaatCTAATTTtaactgacagaaaaaaacacatttcctttaaagcctCTTTCCCACAAAccatacggattaggtccggatgcgttcaggaaaactGGCACCATTTCACAGGCAAGTTTTggatgcgattgcgttcagtttttattgtgcgggtAAAATGCGCATTGGTGTGTTTTgctcgcacgtgataaaaaactgagggTTTACAaaaatctcttagcaaccatccgtgaaaaaaaaagcATCTCATTtggacttgcttgcggatgcgatgcgtttttcacgcaaccccatgcaCTTCTATGGTGCCAGCTTTGCGTAAAAAACCCccccgcagaatatagaacatgttgcgattttcacgtaacgcacaagtgacacaacgctcatgtacacagacccattgaattaCTCCGTataccttccgtttccgtatttccgttcaaagatagaacatgtcctattattgtccgcataacggacaaggataggactgttctatcaggggacagctgttccgttccagaaaaaaaaaaaaacagaatgcacacggatgtcatctgtattttttgtgaatctgtttttttgcgggttgcaaaatactgaaaaagccgtacggttgtgtgcaagaggcccaagAGACTATAGCCAAACAGTCATTTGCAGAGAAACCCAGATTTCCATCACTGCAGGAACGCAGCCTTATCTGGCCAAAAAAAAGCTGGAGGACGTAGGCGGAGGTCCCCCTG
The Bufo bufo chromosome 8, aBufBuf1.1, whole genome shotgun sequence genome window above contains:
- the SLC25A25 gene encoding calcium-binding mitochondrial carrier protein SCaMC-2 isoform X3; protein product: MSTESFVACDSRIYPTANGSVLPSMARPRTLVSPLLSGVFCQCDTLGGNPHSHESPAPSSLAAALAADPCGGALCGGPEHERRLQILFQELDVNKDGAICIDDLAVGLRRLGVHRTEMELRKIVKDGDKDLDGQLDFEEFVHYLRDHEKKLRLVFRSLDKKNDGRIDVQEIMQSLRDLGVNISEQQAEKILKRMDKNGTMTIDWNEWRDYHLLHPAENIPEIILYWKHSTIFDVGENLIVPDEFTVEEKQTGMWWRHLVAGGGAGAVSRTCTAPLDRLKVLMQVRDFTVHATRHNNMSILGGFTQMIREGGFRSLWRGNGINVIKIAPESAIKFMAYEQIKRLIGSDQETLGIRERLVAGSLAGVIAQSSIYPMEVLKTRMALRKTGQYRGMVDCGKKILVKEGMSAFYKGYVPNMLGIIPYAGIDLAVYETLKNAWLNRYATSSADPGVFVLLACGTISSTCGQLASYPLALVRTRMQAQASVEGAPQATMSKLFKHIIKTEGAFGLYRGLAPNFMKVIPAVSISYVVYENLKLTLGVTSR